A single genomic interval of Aureliella helgolandensis harbors:
- a CDS encoding alpha-1,2-fucosyltransferase: protein MIIARIEGGLGNQMFQYAYGQYLAQRHQTELRLDLRSYAAAPQHGFLLDRYSIEAQVADSSLLAQIPRKYRSTESMQTSKLAWLRPTKFPRHKESPFGFQAKHLRASDNRYLVGYWQSEQFFPGLEQRLCEEFTLAAPLSLRSQKVADKIAATNSIAIHLRRGDYLSNTSAAQLFHHVQLDYYLNAITDWAQTQQRPEVFVFSNDIPWCKENVQLPWPVHFVDHNGVETAYEDMALMQQAACNVIANSTFSWWAAWLNRRPGKNRLRPRDMVSPRNARRLSHPTHHMAHCPRHIPTL from the coding sequence ATGATTATCGCCCGTATTGAAGGTGGCCTTGGAAACCAGATGTTTCAGTACGCCTATGGCCAGTACTTGGCACAGCGTCACCAAACGGAACTTCGACTTGACCTAAGAAGCTACGCGGCCGCTCCGCAGCATGGTTTTTTGCTCGATCGGTACTCCATTGAGGCCCAAGTTGCCGACAGCAGTCTATTGGCCCAGATACCGAGAAAATACCGTTCTACGGAAAGCATGCAGACGTCCAAGCTAGCCTGGCTGCGACCCACGAAATTCCCCCGCCACAAGGAATCACCATTTGGATTCCAAGCCAAACACTTGCGAGCCTCCGACAATCGCTACTTGGTAGGGTACTGGCAGAGCGAGCAGTTTTTTCCTGGTTTGGAGCAGCGGCTCTGCGAGGAATTTACCCTGGCCGCTCCCCTGTCGCTGCGCAGTCAGAAAGTGGCTGACAAAATCGCTGCGACCAACAGCATCGCAATCCATCTGCGCCGCGGAGACTACCTTTCCAACACCAGCGCCGCCCAGCTCTTTCATCACGTACAACTCGACTATTATCTGAACGCCATTACCGATTGGGCCCAGACCCAGCAACGGCCGGAAGTGTTCGTGTTCTCCAATGATATTCCATGGTGCAAAGAGAACGTTCAACTACCGTGGCCCGTGCACTTCGTTGATCACAATGGCGTCGAGACGGCCTATGAAGACATGGCCCTCATGCAGCAGGCAGCCTGCAATGTCATTGCCAACAGCACTTTCAGCTGGTGGGCAGCCTGGTTGAATCGGCGGCCGGGAAAAAACCGTTTACGCCCCCGAGACATGGTTTCGCCCCGGAACGCTCGACGGCTCAGCCATCCTACCCACCACATGGCGCACTGCCCCCGCCACATCCCCACTTTGTAA
- a CDS encoding N-succinylarginine dihydrolase, producing MHAIFFNSQIITPQSGSAEQPRMVLICPEQCRMSGQASQLIERLLNDPAIPLEEVCYVSLAESMSGGGGPACLRLRLPVEVDQLSQLNPGCRVDRALENALTEAIELWYPRSPRTPGLGQSRVCAGCAPSSESLARATRPAPLYALKMLLKQPWRVSIVELFAGHVARASVGSLGS from the coding sequence TTGCATGCTATTTTTTTTAACAGCCAGATTATCACTCCTCAAAGTGGGAGTGCGGAACAACCACGCATGGTGTTGATCTGCCCAGAGCAGTGTCGCATGAGCGGGCAAGCTAGTCAGCTGATTGAGCGTTTGCTCAACGATCCTGCCATTCCTCTCGAAGAGGTCTGCTACGTTTCACTGGCGGAAAGCATGTCTGGCGGAGGCGGACCTGCCTGCTTGCGGTTGCGCCTGCCTGTTGAGGTTGATCAGCTCTCACAACTCAACCCAGGTTGCCGAGTTGATCGTGCGTTGGAAAACGCGCTGACTGAGGCGATTGAACTCTGGTACCCCCGATCGCCTAGAACTCCAGGACTTGGGCAATCCAGAGTTTGTGCAGGTTGCGCACCGAGCAGTGAAAGCCTTGCGAGAGCGACTCGACCAGCTCCGCTATATGCCTTGAAAATGCTTCTCAAGCAGCCTTGGAGGGTGTCGATCGTGGAACTGTTCGCTGGGCATGTTGCGCGTGCCAGTGTGGGAAGCTTGGGATCCTAA
- a CDS encoding CDP-alcohol phosphatidyltransferase family protein, with amino-acid sequence MRSDCYSSGERGWMLFGQQLRARWLAPLLLQLTQRRVTADGITLLAGVIGLCFVPLWLMHYRSAALVCLAIHTLLDGLDGPLARFQHAAGPRGSFTDTLTDQLVISAVTMAWMIGSPTPLNISMGALYIFVYALVVFMAMVRNALDIPYSWLLRPRFFVYTALALDCCLAGPATGYLTTWVMLLCNLVLALKAATGFLRLRSRLPDSHLSNATLRDWP; translated from the coding sequence ATGCGATCGGACTGTTACTCGAGCGGTGAACGGGGCTGGATGCTTTTCGGCCAACAACTAAGAGCCAGATGGCTGGCGCCACTCTTGCTCCAACTAACGCAACGCCGCGTCACTGCGGACGGAATCACCTTGCTCGCCGGCGTCATCGGCTTGTGCTTTGTCCCGTTATGGCTCATGCATTATCGCTCAGCAGCGCTCGTCTGCTTGGCCATCCATACCCTTCTCGACGGCCTCGACGGCCCGCTGGCTCGCTTTCAGCACGCCGCTGGTCCGCGTGGAAGCTTCACCGACACTCTTACCGACCAGCTGGTGATCAGCGCCGTAACCATGGCCTGGATGATCGGCTCCCCGACGCCACTCAACATCTCAATGGGGGCCCTCTACATTTTTGTCTATGCGCTGGTGGTGTTCATGGCCATGGTCCGCAACGCGTTGGACATTCCCTACTCGTGGCTGCTTCGTCCCAGGTTCTTCGTCTATACCGCGCTGGCTCTCGATTGCTGCCTGGCGGGGCCAGCCACCGGTTACCTCACGACCTGGGTGATGCTGCTCTGCAATCTCGTGCTAGCATTGAAGGCCGCCACCGGCTTCCTTCGACTTCGCAGCCGACTCCCCGATTCCCACCTTTCCAACGCTACGCTCCGCGATTGGCCTTGA
- a CDS encoding glycosyltransferase family 2 protein has translation MESPSVSVVMTIYNGERYLIDSLASIVEQSFQDWELLCVNDGSQDRSGEILRWFAECDPRIRILEQENAGIVQAANRGCYAANAPLICRMDCDDIAYPHRLQVQYDFMRDHPQHVAVGGAILEIDNDSDPLGLASLPTNHPNIVDNLLTRRTGLFNPASMLRKSAFDAVGGYRPEFLWVEDHDLWLRLSGEGLLHNLTDLVLCYRQHASSTCWQRASLQRELMNQLLTEAYQQRGKSVPPELLLAEKSYLKTSAGPGKWARKAAKGGHVHSTFKHLHHLLRSDSKWSYKSRMTFESLLRLIGGSPRRLIAGSPTVRIPSFPHWHAQHAQRTVPRSTPSKAA, from the coding sequence ATGGAAAGTCCCTCGGTCTCGGTTGTGATGACCATCTACAATGGCGAACGGTACTTGATCGATTCGCTCGCCAGCATTGTTGAACAGAGTTTTCAAGACTGGGAGCTCCTCTGCGTCAACGATGGCTCGCAAGATCGCAGCGGCGAAATCTTGCGTTGGTTTGCGGAATGCGACCCGCGGATCCGCATCCTTGAGCAAGAAAATGCTGGGATTGTCCAGGCAGCGAATCGTGGCTGCTACGCCGCGAACGCACCGTTGATTTGCCGCATGGATTGTGATGACATCGCTTACCCGCACCGCCTCCAGGTGCAATACGACTTTATGCGGGACCATCCACAGCACGTGGCAGTCGGTGGCGCAATCCTCGAGATTGACAATGACAGTGACCCTCTGGGACTGGCAAGTCTACCTACAAACCACCCAAACATTGTCGATAACCTACTCACGCGGCGAACCGGCTTGTTCAACCCGGCCTCGATGCTTCGCAAATCTGCTTTTGATGCCGTGGGCGGCTATCGCCCTGAATTTCTTTGGGTCGAGGACCACGATCTCTGGCTTCGACTCTCCGGCGAGGGCTTGCTGCATAACCTGACGGACCTAGTCCTGTGTTACCGGCAACACGCGTCCAGCACCTGTTGGCAACGCGCTTCCCTCCAACGTGAACTCATGAACCAACTACTCACCGAGGCGTACCAACAGCGTGGAAAGAGCGTTCCACCAGAATTGCTCTTGGCTGAAAAGAGCTACCTCAAAACTTCCGCTGGACCTGGGAAGTGGGCGCGAAAGGCAGCCAAGGGTGGTCATGTCCATTCGACGTTCAAGCATCTACACCACCTGCTCCGCTCCGATTCTAAATGGAGTTACAAGTCGAGAATGACTTTCGAATCGCTACTCCGTTTGATCGGTGGCTCCCCCCGTCGCTTGATCGCAGGCAGTCCTACCGTTAGGATCCCAAGCTTCCCACACTGGCACGCGCAACATGCCCAGCGAACAGTTCCACGATCGACACCCTCCAAGGCTGCTTGA